The following are from one region of the Sandaracinus amylolyticus genome:
- a CDS encoding DUF3857 domain-containing transglutaminase family protein — translation MIEPPPPRAEHESALEQLLFDQQSQLSPEAQIDFHRVAYRVSTTAGLASGSQISIEVSSREELVWHWVRRIRDGVATDVLARERVRVIQPESRLDDGLYDERRSALLFVEDVRVGDIIDHAYSLREDTSLFGGLHASRIPIGWPGARRVHFAAHWPSDRAVLTQVHEMPRGYRVVKTDGALRVDALDVPLADLADDAPSWIVGAPWVEISEFAAWSDVERWARPLYAIDDLDAVLANVPMDRIRAAGDRDAQVEAALQFVQDEVRYLGVEVAHNAVVPHAPAEVARRRYGDCKDKALLLVAILAGLGVVAEPALASTTAGVSIDGALPSPATFDHVVVRIHLGGQSVWVDATRTLERGPAQSRPALTVRRALPIGGPERTLVEVPLPIAAEPTQFVDERYVVAGAQSTLRAMTVYRGPHAARLRSYADAGRTESIGEGALEFYRELGLDVRALEPLRIEDDARDGTVTVHERYALDEFWAVEERRLDAWAVIDHLPVPSESRPPGPLVLPYPIHVVHRVSVANDRGWDIENEHEVVETEELRVSRRVSVRGRELEIEVSLQTLADHVPAERLEAYRERALAADALARYSVIEHAEPSPWRRVIPWIVLGIPVLVVVGVLAVGALRRRLGTRRSRAFRRMQSFAGGESAQAAIEVGDRDEAEREHRVARCCGAHVEGGQWSQAQLGGARLFVHSATCPSCGRAHRRYYRQRDAA, via the coding sequence ATGATCGAACCGCCGCCACCGCGTGCGGAGCACGAGAGCGCGCTCGAGCAGCTCCTCTTCGATCAGCAGTCGCAGCTCTCGCCCGAGGCGCAGATCGACTTCCATCGCGTGGCGTACCGCGTCTCGACGACCGCGGGGCTCGCCTCGGGCTCGCAGATCTCGATCGAGGTGAGCTCGCGCGAGGAGCTCGTCTGGCACTGGGTGCGCCGGATCCGTGACGGAGTGGCGACCGACGTGCTCGCGCGGGAGCGCGTCCGGGTGATCCAGCCCGAGTCGCGCCTCGACGACGGGCTCTACGACGAGCGTCGCTCCGCGCTGCTCTTCGTCGAGGACGTGCGGGTCGGAGACATCATCGACCACGCGTACTCGCTGCGAGAGGACACGTCGCTCTTCGGCGGGCTCCACGCATCGCGCATCCCGATCGGATGGCCGGGGGCGCGGCGCGTGCACTTCGCGGCGCACTGGCCGAGCGACCGCGCGGTCCTCACGCAAGTGCACGAGATGCCGCGCGGCTACCGCGTCGTGAAGACCGACGGCGCGCTGCGGGTCGATGCGCTCGACGTGCCGTTGGCGGACCTCGCCGACGATGCGCCGTCGTGGATCGTCGGCGCGCCGTGGGTCGAGATCTCGGAGTTCGCCGCGTGGTCCGACGTCGAGCGCTGGGCGCGGCCCCTCTACGCGATCGACGATCTCGACGCGGTGCTCGCGAACGTCCCGATGGATCGGATCCGCGCCGCCGGTGATCGCGACGCGCAGGTCGAGGCCGCGCTGCAGTTCGTCCAGGACGAGGTGCGTTATCTCGGCGTCGAGGTCGCGCACAACGCGGTCGTGCCGCACGCGCCGGCCGAGGTCGCGCGCCGTCGCTACGGCGACTGCAAGGACAAGGCGCTGCTGCTCGTCGCGATCCTCGCGGGGCTCGGGGTCGTGGCGGAGCCCGCGCTCGCCAGCACGACCGCGGGCGTGTCGATCGACGGCGCGCTGCCCTCGCCCGCCACGTTCGATCACGTGGTCGTGCGCATCCACCTCGGTGGCCAGTCGGTGTGGGTCGACGCGACCCGCACGCTGGAGCGAGGTCCGGCGCAGAGTCGGCCCGCGCTCACGGTGCGTCGAGCGCTTCCGATCGGCGGGCCGGAGCGGACGCTCGTCGAGGTGCCGCTCCCGATCGCGGCGGAGCCCACGCAATTCGTCGACGAGCGATACGTCGTAGCCGGCGCCCAGAGCACGCTCCGCGCGATGACCGTCTATCGCGGGCCGCACGCCGCGCGACTTCGTTCGTACGCCGACGCAGGCCGGACCGAGTCGATCGGCGAGGGCGCGCTCGAGTTCTATCGTGAGCTGGGGCTCGACGTGCGCGCGCTCGAGCCGCTCCGCATCGAAGACGACGCGCGAGACGGCACGGTGACGGTGCACGAGCGCTATGCGCTCGACGAGTTCTGGGCCGTCGAGGAGCGCCGGCTCGACGCGTGGGCGGTGATCGACCACCTCCCGGTCCCGAGCGAGTCGCGCCCGCCCGGCCCGCTCGTGCTGCCGTACCCCATCCACGTGGTCCATCGCGTCTCGGTCGCGAACGATCGGGGCTGGGACATCGAGAACGAGCACGAGGTCGTCGAGACCGAGGAGCTGCGGGTGTCCCGCCGCGTGAGCGTTCGGGGGCGCGAGCTCGAGATCGAGGTGAGCCTGCAGACGCTCGCCGATCACGTCCCCGCCGAGCGCCTCGAGGCCTATCGAGAGCGCGCTCTGGCTGCGGACGCGCTCGCGCGGTACTCGGTGATCGAGCACGCGGAGCCGAGCCCGTGGCGCCGCGTGATCCCCTGGATCGTGCTCGGGATTCCGGTGCTCGTGGTCGTCGGCGTGCTCGCGGTCGGCGCGTTGCGACGGCGGCTGGGCACCCGACGGAGCCGCGCGTTCCGACGCATGCAGAGCTTCGCGGGCGGCGAGTCGGCGCAGGCGGCGATCGAGGTGGGCGATCGCGACGAAGCCGAGCGAGAGCACCGAGTCGCGCGGTGCTGCGGCGCGCACGTCGAGGGTGGGCAGTGGTCGCAGGCGCAGCTCGGGGGTGCCCGCCTGTTCGTGCACTCGGCGACGTGCCCGAGCTGTGGCCGCGCCCATCGGCGGTACTACCGACAGCGCGACGCGGCGTGA